Below is a genomic region from Penaeus monodon isolate SGIC_2016 chromosome 33, NSTDA_Pmon_1, whole genome shotgun sequence.
ACCATCAGGGCCATACAGGGCGGCGCAATTCCCCGATGTGCCNNNNNNNNNNNNNNNNNNNNNNNNNNNNNNNNNNNNNNNNNNNNNNNNNNNNNNNNNNNNNNNNNNNNNNNNNNNNNNNNNNNNNNNNNNNNNNNNNNNNNNNNNNNNNNNNNNGTCTCAAGATTACCTTATTTACGAAATAAAAATGACCTACTAGTTATAAGCTCCCCAAAAGGGCGTTCCTCTTGGCATGTCTTCTCCAGAGACCCACCTCCATTCCCCTTCTAGTATGCGGTCTGTTCCGCCCACCCAGACAGGCGTTCCCTGCACAGCGACTGGAAGTGAAAACACGGCATGTCATTGGTACTATATTTGGATCTTTATGTAGCTGTCTTATGATCattcataattcatttttttatttcacatatttTGCAGACTTATTTATAGGGGTAACGTACTGATTATCTGATACAACAGATTGCTATTACTGTAGTTGTGTTTCTAACATGCTGTGTTTACATTCTATTGTTATGTTACGCTGTAATCATCAGACTATAGTGACTCAATCATGAGTTTATTATCGTTATAGGAAATAAAACTGGAATGTTTATGCCAATATGTGCAGGACGTAAGCATTCTCATAAtattcatcacaattatcattgtaCCCGATCTCATTAAAAGAAACTTGCCCGAACTTTTAACGTATTTGAGAGCCTCTGCGAATGCATTAGCGTCTCGAAACACGGCCAAATCTCCTCCCAATCCTTGGCAAAAAACTCGAGCAGCTGCCCAGTTCGCGTCGGTGTCTATGGCAAGGTACAGGCAAGTGTCGCCGCACTTTCTGAAGTTACCAGGACAGGATACTTCTGCACGGAGTAAAGATATTAATTCACCAAGGTATATTAATGAGCTCGTGGTAATCCGCTCGGTATTTCGTAACCTTGAACCAATTTAACTTTTACCTTTAGACGTGAAGGAAATCTTATTGTCAGTCAAGATGTCGGCTATCTCCCTCAAGATTCCTGCAGACACTTGCTCGACCTCCTTCAGTTCTTTCAGCTGGACTTCTTGGCGCAGCAAGAGAAGATCTGTAAGACTCTGCGGCAACGAAGGGATATTAACATACATACCAAATCTGCAgatttacaatatatgtaaaccttttcccctttccttgctcAGTGAATTTACCTGGGTGCAGTTagggtgaagagaaggaaaatgttcATCGTAGAGGTTGTCCATTGCCCACGCTGTCCCTGCCATCATCCAAAAGATTGCTACAACCAGACGCATCTGCCAATGCCAATATGTCATTTAACCCCAAATATATGAAAGAGACATCTGATATCTCCATTAGTTTCTCGTGAATAACAATTACGCAATAAGAATTATATGGAAAGATATGAAACCAACTTTGAATCCTTAAACCACTGAGATGAATTTCACATCAGACAGCTTATACGCGAGGGACGACAAGGAGGAATTATACCTTTTGTGGAAGAAGCTCAACTGCGTCACTCAGCTCACTTGCGAGGATCCGCGTGGACTGAAATCGCCTCGATGCTCTCGTTATTTATAGCAGTAATGTTCGCATTTTACGAGCTAGTANNNNNNNNNNNNNNNNNNNNACAGTTAATCAGCGACATAAGTGCTGTAATGCGTTACACCAGTCTCTTGTTGCCAAGAGAGTGAGACTGNNNNNNNNNNNNNNNNNNNNNNNNNNNNNNNNNNNNNNNNNNNNNNNNNNNNNNNNNNNNNNNNNNNNNNNNNNNNNNNNNNNNNNNNNNNNNNNNNNNNNNNNNNNNNNNNNNNNNNNNNNNNNNNNNNNNNNNNNNNNNNNNNNNNNNNNNNNNNNNNNNNNNNNNNNNNNNNNNNNNNNNNNNNNNNNNNNNNNNNNNNNNNNNNNNNNNNNNNNNNNNNNNNNNNNNNNNNNNNNNNNNNNNNNNNNNNNNNNNNNNNNNNNNNNNNNNNNNNNNNNNNNNNNNNNNNNNNNNNNNNNNNNNNNNNNNNNNNNNNNNNNNNNNNNNNNNNNNNNNNNNNNNNNNNNNNNNNNNNNNNNNNNNNNNNNNNNNNNNNNNNNNNNNNNNNNNNNNNNNNNNNNNNNNNNNNNNNNNNNNNNNNNNNNNNNNNNNNNNNNNNNNNNNNNNNNNNNNNNNNNATATTCCTCTGATTCCGATGGAGAGCATGTGAATTGCTGGCGGTCGTCCTTTCCAGTTGAAATAGTCCCAAATCTCGTGTCATGAAAGCGACATTGTAGTAATCTCTCTTCATCGGACGTCGATGGAGAGCAGGACCGAAAGCAGACCGAAACCGGTATAACCCGAGATCGGTGCGAGAGGGAGCCGCTGAAGTCACCATGACGGGCATTCGTGCTCATTTTGAGCCAAGTTCACTCCTCATATTTGGATAGGACCATTTTCTTGTTTGGTTAATGGCAAATCCTCCAATGAGTATGCTTCATTTTTGAAGggaggttttgttttgtttttgttatacacGAGTTGTGTTCTTTTACTGTTTATGAGGAAATAGAGCttgcttttcttttgttataataaatatgtatacttttGCAGATTTGTGGTTTTCTCTCACTTCCAATATCATGCCACTGATATTTATATGACTGATTAGTAAGTACACAGTGGTTAATTTACCGAGACAGGCCTACCCTCCTTGACTCAGTGCAAAGTAATGCGCCGCCCACACATATTTTGGATGCAGacattatatttctctttcctttacagCCTGAAACCAACACTGGCCACACTCACCTACAGTGAAAAAGTGAAATGCCTGTTATGTGTAAACAGGTGCTAGAAAAACGTGGTCTTatcaaaactgaaatgaaaaatgCTTTTAACTGCATTCGTAGAGACGTTTTCCTTTGAGCAGCAAAAGAGTAAATCCCATGCCTTGTTGACCTTGTTGCAATCTGCCACAGGTTAAAGGTGTAAAGGNNNNNNNNNNNNNNNNNNNNNNNNNNNNNNNNNNNNNNNNNNNNNNNNNNNNNNNNNNNNNNNNNNNNNNNNNNNNNNNNNNNNNNNNNNNNNNNNNNNNNNNNNNNNNNNNNNNNNNNNNNNNNNNNNNNNNNNNNNNNNNNNNNNNNNNNNNNNNNNNNNNNNNNNNNNNNNNNNNNNNNGGTAGCCACTTTTTCTCTTGGGGTACTAATACAGGACTGGTTCTTCTCAAAAGTTGTTTACCATCCCAGAATTGTTAGCATANNNNNNNNNNNNNNNNNNNNNNNNNNNNNNNNNNNNNNNNNNNNNNNNNNNNNNNNNNNNNNNNNNNNNNNNNNNNNNNNNNNNNNNNNNNNNNNNNNNNNNNNNNNNNNNNNNNNNNNNNNNNNNNNNNNNNNNNNNNNNNNNNNNNNNNNNNNNNNNNNNNNNNNNNNNNNNNNNNNNNNNNNNNNNNNNNNNNNNNNNNNNNNNNNNNNNNNNNNNNNNNNNNNNNAAATTGCAAATCATACTTCTCGAGGAACAAAGAGCTCGTCCTTGTCACTCAGCTCTCTGGTACCTTTTATTTTAAGACGACAATTAATGAGTGACATAAGCGCTGTATTGCGATACCTTTCTCGTCNNNNNNNNNNNNNNNNNNNNNNNNNNNNNNNNNNNNNNNNNNNNNNNNNNNNNNNNNNNNNNNNNNNNNNNNNNNNNNNNNNNNNNNNNNNNNNNNNNNNNNNNNNNNNNNNNNNNNNNNNNNNNNNNNNNNNNNNNNNNNNNNNNNNNNNNNNNNNNNNNNNNNNNNNNNNNNNNNNNNNNNNNNNNNNNNNNNNNNNNNNNNNNNNNNNNNNNNNNNNNNNNNNNNNNNNNNNNNNNNNNNNNNNNNNNNNNNNNNNNNNNNNNNNNNNNNNNNNNNNNNNNNNNNNNNNNNNNNNNNNNNNNNNNNNNNNNNNNNNNNNNNNNNNNNNNNNNNNNNNNNNNNNNNNNNNNNNNNNNNNNNNNNNNNNNNNNNNNNNNNNNNNNNNNNNNNNNNNNNNNNNNNNNNNNNNNNNNNNNNNNNNNNNNNNNNNNNNNNNNNNNNNNNNNNNNNNNNNNNNNNNNNNNNNNNNNNNNNNNNNNNNNNNNNNNNNNNNNNNNNNNNNNNNNNNNNNNNNNNNNNNNNNNNNNNNNNNNNNNNNNNNNNNNNNNNNNNNNNNNNNNNNNNNNNNNNNNNNNNNNNNNNNNNNNNNNNNNNNNNNNNNNNNNNNNNNNNNNNNNNNNNNNNNNNNNNNNNNNNNNNNNNNNNNNNNNNNNNNNNNNNNNNNNNNNNNNNNNNNNNNNNNNNNNNNNNNNNNNNNNNNNNNNNNNNNNNNNNNNNNNNNNNNNNNNNNNNNNNNNNNNNNTTAGCATATTTTATTCACAAAAAGTACGGATAGACATTATTGACTTCAGCTAATTATGACTATCcgcatatttttttctgaagattCCTTAGCTAAGGCATGGATGAGGTGCATGAAACTTATTCAACTTTCGAAAATAAAGAAGTACACAGTGGCAGTTGAGCAACTATGCTTGGCAGGATACATATCTCATCGTGATTCCAATGATTTAATTATTCATCAAATTAATCTGACAGAGAGGTTTATATTTAGCTTCACAGCCTCCATCGTGTATCAAGAAATCATCAGGGCCATAAAGGGCGGCGCAATTCGCCGCGGTGCCTTGAGCTGGTTCGCGGACGCTGTGGAAAGCAATGTCAGCAAGTATTACaatacaataaagaaataaatatacatgtgtgtgtgttcattacacacatatgtatattcccATGAAGTCATCATGTACAGATGAAAATAACTTACTAATTATAATCTCCCCAAAAGGGCGTTCCTCTTGGCATGTCTTCCCCAGAGACCCACCTCCATTCCCCTTCTACTAAGTGGTCTCTTCCGCCCACCCAGACAGTCGTTGCCTTTACAGCGACTGGAAgcgaaaacatataatttttactcTTTCTGGATCTTTGTGTAGCTGTCTTATAAGTATTCATAACTCTTCTTTGAAACGGCATATTTCACATATTTTGCAGAATGATTTCACAGGTAGCGCTCTGGTTATCTGTTACAGCTGATTACTTACAATCCATTCTATAGTTATATTACGCCCTGATCTTCAAACTATAGTGAATCAGATATgagtttattatcgttataaggaaaaaaaatgaaatgtttataCCACTGTGTGCAACACGTAAGGATTCTCATAATATTCACCACAGTTATCACTATACCCAATCTTATTTTTACAGTGGCAATGAGAGCCATTGTCTTGGGTATTTCTGCATTCAATTTGTAcaacaaaagtataaaaaagaataCACTGACTTGAagcctggtaaaaaaaaaaaacaaacttacccGAACTTTTCACGTATTTGAGAACCTCTGCAAATGCATTGACATCTCGAAACACGGCCAAATCTCCTCCCAAGTCTTGACAAAAAACTCGAGCAGCTTCCCAAGCCAAGTCGGTCTCTTTGGCAAGATACAAACAAGTGTTGCCAATTTTCTTGAAGTTACCAGGACAGGATACTTCTGCACGGAGTAAAATTATTCATCCACATGTATTATGCAGTTTATATAAATAAGCTTACCAAGTATTCTGTAACACTGAACTAATTCAACTTTTACCTCTAGACGTGAAGGAAACCTTGTTGTCAGTCAAGATGTGTAGCATCTCCCTCAAGATTCCTGCAGACACTTGCTCGGCCTGCTTCAGTTCTTTCAGCAGGACTTCTTGGCGCAGCAAGAGAAGATCTGTGAGACTCTGCAGCAACGAAGGGATATTGTTAaccatattaacatacatatataccaacgtCCAGATTTACACTATATTCGCTGCTTGCAaacgtttttctctcttctttattcaacGAAGTTACCTGGGTGCAGttaggatgaagaggaggaaaatgttcATCGTAGTGGTTGTCCACACTGTTTTCCTCCAGTGCCCACGCTGTCCCTGCCACCATCCAAAAGACTGATACAACCAGACGCATCTGCCAACGCCAATGTAATATGTCATTAGACCTCAAATATATGAAAAGGACAACTGATATCTTTATCTACTTCTAGAGAATAACAGTTACTTAGAATTATATGCGAAGATATGAAACCAACGTTGAATCCTTAAACCATTGATATGATTTTCACATCAGACAGTTTAAATGCGAGGGACAACGAGAAGGAAGAAATTATACCTTTTGTGGAAGAAGCTCAACTGCGTCACTCAGCTCACTCGCAAGGATCCGCGTGGACTGAAATCGCCTCGATGCTCTCGCTATTTATAACAATGATGTTCGCTTTTTACGAGCTGGTGACTGNNNNNNNNNNNNNNNNNNNNNNNNNNNNNNNAATTAATTAGCGACATAAGTGTTGTAGTGCGATACCCCAGTCTCTTGTTGTCAAGAGAACGAGACCGATATTCNNNNNNNNNNNNNNNNNNNNNNNNNNNNNNNNNNNNNNNNNNNNNNNNNNNNNNNNNNNNNNNNNNNNNNNNNNNNNNNNNNNNNNNNNNNNNNNNNNNNNNNNNNNNNNNNNNNNNNNNNNNNNNNNNNNNNNNNNNNNNNNNNNNNNNNNNNNNNNNNNNNNNNNNNNNNNNNNNNNNNNNNNNNNNNNNNNNNNNNNNNNNNNNNNNNNNNNNNNNNNNNNNNNNNNNNNNNNNNNNNNNNNNNNNNNNNNNNNTGTTatccaaatatatcaaaattatgcaGCAGAAACCCCCTATTAGTGNNNNNNNNNNNNNNNNNNNNNNNNNNNNNNNNNNNNNNNNNNNNNNNNNNNNNNNNNNNNNNNNNNNNNNNNNNNNNNAGTCGTGCGCTCTATCCTGCCGTGAATACGTGCTGCCCCATTATGGAGGTTGCAAGGGGTTCAGCCCCCTGCATTGAACAGTATTTTgaggtattatcattatgtttttatatcattgttagtgTACCCGCAATTCCCCTATCTGGGCCAAGAATTGGGGTTTNNNNNNNNNNNNNNNNNNNNNNNNNNNNNNNNNNNNNNNNNNNNNNNNNNNNNNNNNNNNNNNNNNNNNNNNNNNNNNNNNNNNNNNNNNNNNNNNNNNNTGAATAATTCACCTCCCGTATTGAAAAGGTCGAGAAAGGAATGGTGATTGGTGGGAACAAACANNNNNNNNNNNNNNNNNNNNNNNNNNNNNNNNNNNNNNNNNNNNNNNNNNNNNNNNNNNNNNNNNNNNNNNNNNNNNNNNNNNNNNNNNNNNNNNNNNNNNNNNNNNNNNNNNNNNNNNNNNNNNNNNNNNNNNNNNNNNNNNNNNNNNNNNNNNNNNNNNNNNNNNNNNNNNNNNNNNNNNNNNNNNNNNNNNNNNNNNNNNNNNNNNNNNNNNNNNNNNNNNNNNNNNNNNNNNNNNNNNNNNNNNNNNNNNNNNNNNNNNNNNNNNNNNNNNNNNNNNNNNNNNNNNNNNNNNNNNNNNNNNNNNNNNNNNNNNNNNNNNNNNNNNNNNNNNNNNNNNNNNNNNNNNNNNNNNNNNNNNNNNNNNNNNNNNNNNNNNNNNNNNNNNNNNNNNNNNNNNNNNNNNNNNNNNNNNNNNNNNNNNNNNNNNNNNNNNNNNNNNNNNNNNNNNNNNNNNNNNNNNNNNNNNNNNNNNNNNNNNNNNNNNNNNNNNNNNNNNNNNNNNNNNNNNNNNNNNNNNNNNNNNNNNNNNNNNNNNNNNNNNNNNNNNNNNNNNNNNNNNNNNNNNNNNNNNNNNNNNNNNNNNNNNNNNNNNNNNNNNNNNNNNNNNNNNNNNNNNNNNNNNNNNNNNNNNNNNNNNNNNNNNNNNNNNNNNNNNNNNNNNNNNNNNNNNNNNNNNNNNNNNNNNNNNNNNNNNNNNNNNNNNNNNNNNNNNNNNNNNNNNNNNNNNNNNNNNNNNNNNNNNNNNNNNNNNNNNNNNNNNNNNNNNNNNNNNNNNNNNNNNNNNNNNNNNNNNNNNNNNNNNNNNNNNNNNNNNNNNNNNNNNNNNNNNNNNNNNNNNNNNNNNNNNNNNNNNNNNNNNNNNNNNNNNNNNNNNNNNNNNNNNNNNNNNNNNNNNNNNNNNNNNNNNNNNNNNNNNNNNNNNNNNNNNNNNNNNNNNNNNNNNNNNNNNNNNNNNNNNNNNNNNNNNNNNNNNNNNNNNNNNNNNNNNNNNNNNNNNNNNNNNNNNNNNNNNNNNNNNNNNNNNNNNNNNNNNNNNNNNNNNNNNNNNNNNNNNNNNNNNNNNNNNNNNNNNNNNNNNNNNNNNNNNNNNNNNNNNNNNNNNNNNNNNNNNNNNNNNNNNNNNNNNNNNNNNNNNNNNNNNNNNNNNNNNNNNNNNNNNNNNNNNNNNNNNNNNNNNNNNNNNNNNNNNNNNNNNNNNNNNNNNNNNNNNNNNNNNNNNNNNNNNNNNNNNNNNNNNNNNNNNNNNNNNNNNNNNNNNNNNNNNNNNNNNNNNNNNNNNNNNNNNNNNNNNNNNNNNNNNNNNNNNNNNNNNNNNNNNNNNNNNNNNNNNNNNNNNNNNNNNNNNNNNNNNNNNNNNNNNNNNNNNNNNNNNNNNNNNNNNNNNNNNNNNNNNNNNNNNNNNNNNNNNNNNNNNNNNNNNNNNNNNNNNNNNNNNNNNNNNNNNNNNNNNNNNNNNNNNNNNNNNNNNNNNNNNNNNNNNNNNNNNNNN
It encodes:
- the LOC119594159 gene encoding ladderlectin-like, with amino-acid sequence MRLVVAIFWMMAGTAWAMDNLYDEHFPSLHPNCTQSLTDLLLLRQEVQLKELKEVEQVSAGILREIADILTDNKISFTSKEVSCPGNFRKCGDTCLYLAIDTDANWAAARVFCQGLGGDLAVFRDANAFAEALKYVKSSVAVQGTPVWVGGTDRILEGEWRWVSGEDMPRGTPFWGAYN
- the LOC119594156 gene encoding type-2 ice-structuring protein-like isoform X1, with the translated sequence MRLVVSVFWMVAGTAWALEENSVDNHYDEHFPPLHPNCTQSLTDLLLLRQEVLLKELKQAEQVSAGILREMLHILTDNKVSFTSREVSCPGNFKKIGNTCLYLAKETDLAWEAARVFCQDLGGDLAVFRDVNAFAEVLKYVKSSVAVKATTVWVGGRDHLVEGEWRWVSGEDMPRGTPFWGDYNYVREPAQGTAANCAALYGPDDFLIHDGGCEAKYKPLCQINLMNN
- the LOC119594156 gene encoding uncharacterized protein LOC119594156 isoform X2 → MRLVVSVFWMVAGTAWALEENSVDNHYDEHFPPLHPNCTQSLTDLLLLRQEVLLKELKQAEQVSAGILREMLHILTDNKVSFTSRETDLAWEAARVFCQDLGGDLAVFRDVNAFAEVLKYVKSSVAVKATTVWVGGRDHLVEGEWRWVSGEDMPRGTPFWGDYNYVREPAQGTAANCAALYGPDDFLIHDGGCEAKYKPLCQINLMNN